One segment of Phaeacidiphilus oryzae TH49 DNA contains the following:
- a CDS encoding 3-hydroxyacyl-CoA dehydrogenase NAD-binding domain-containing protein has protein sequence MTADSFEFAVQHAPTPSAARPVSPEEVRRVACVGAGVIGGGWVAHFLARGYDVTAWDPAPDAEQRLRRLVDAAWPALIELGLAPDASKDRLTVTTTLEQAVAEAEFVQESAPEQLGLKRDLLARLDAAVPDGVVIASSTSGYPMTDMQTGAGTPGRLVVGHPFNPPYLIPLVEVVGGERTGAEAVEWASAFYRAAGKSVITMDREVPGFIANRLQEALWREALHMVANGEATVQQIDDSITEGPGLRWATMGPMLTFALAGGEGGMAHMLDHFGPSLKSPWTRLEAPELDRALYDAVVAGCDEEAAGRSIADLVAERDRGVIAVLRATGRLGAAG, from the coding sequence CCCCCTCCGCCGCCCGCCCCGTCTCCCCCGAGGAGGTGCGGAGGGTCGCCTGCGTAGGCGCCGGCGTCATCGGCGGCGGCTGGGTCGCGCACTTCCTCGCCCGCGGCTACGACGTCACCGCCTGGGACCCGGCGCCCGACGCCGAGCAGCGGCTGCGCCGGCTGGTCGACGCGGCCTGGCCGGCGCTCATCGAACTGGGCCTGGCCCCGGACGCCTCGAAGGACCGGCTGACCGTCACCACCACCCTCGAACAGGCCGTCGCCGAAGCCGAGTTCGTCCAGGAGAGCGCCCCCGAGCAGCTCGGCCTCAAGCGCGATCTGCTGGCCCGGCTGGACGCGGCCGTCCCGGACGGAGTGGTGATCGCCTCCTCCACCTCCGGCTACCCGATGACCGACATGCAGACCGGCGCCGGGACCCCCGGCCGGCTGGTCGTCGGCCACCCGTTCAACCCGCCGTACCTCATCCCCCTGGTCGAGGTGGTCGGCGGGGAGCGGACCGGCGCCGAGGCGGTGGAGTGGGCCTCCGCCTTCTACCGGGCCGCGGGGAAGTCGGTGATCACCATGGACCGCGAGGTCCCCGGCTTCATCGCCAACCGCCTCCAGGAGGCGCTGTGGCGGGAGGCGCTGCACATGGTCGCCAACGGCGAGGCCACCGTCCAGCAGATCGACGACTCCATCACCGAGGGCCCGGGCCTGCGTTGGGCCACCATGGGCCCGATGCTGACCTTCGCCCTGGCGGGCGGCGAGGGCGGGATGGCGCACATGCTCGACCACTTCGGCCCCTCCCTGAAGTCCCCGTGGACCCGCCTGGAGGCCCCGGAGCTGGACCGGGCGCTGTACGACGCGGTGGTGGCGGGCTGCGACGAGGAGGCGGCCGGCCGCAGCATCGCCGACCTGGTCGCCGAGCGCGACCGCGGCGTGATCGCCGTCCTCCGCGCCACCGGCCGCCTGGGAGCCGCCGGATGA